A genomic window from Corallococcus exiguus includes:
- a CDS encoding serine hydrolase: protein MTWNPLRLLSVLAVALLFVPVAAGAATRQQELDKLLTQYHQLRQFNGVALVANEKGVVLKKAYGQANFEWNVPNTPDTKFRIASVTKQFTAMVILQLVSEGKLKLDDTLVSALPDYRKDTGSRITLTHLLNHTSGIPNYTNAADFFSKVSRNPYAVADFVKQFASGDLEFEPGSRFAYSNSGYFLLGAIIERVTGKTYAQAVQERIFTPLGMKDSGYDVYATVLPKRASGHELTPDGYVHAGYLDMSLPYAAGSLYSTVEDLYRWDRALYENKLLPEALKQKMFTPGLENYGFGLTMDPLPLNDGKTVLATIGHSGGINGFSSRIYRVPVGKEVVILLDNTSRGDKLKELSAGLFSVLHGIPPKAPRLGIREMLSQMLNKEPVAKTVARYRELKATKPDAYDFSDDQLNSLGYQLLRTGRAVDSIEIFKLNVEMFPQLGNGYDSLGEAYLTVGDKEQARVNYRKAVELDPKNTNAAGALQKLGEQSGPPATKAVP from the coding sequence ATGACCTGGAACCCGTTGCGCCTGCTGAGCGTGCTGGCCGTGGCCCTGCTGTTCGTCCCTGTCGCCGCGGGTGCCGCGACGCGGCAGCAGGAGCTGGACAAGTTGCTGACGCAGTACCACCAGCTGCGCCAGTTCAACGGCGTGGCGCTTGTCGCCAACGAGAAGGGCGTCGTCCTGAAGAAGGCCTATGGCCAGGCCAACTTCGAATGGAACGTGCCCAACACGCCGGACACGAAGTTCCGCATCGCGTCCGTGACCAAGCAGTTCACGGCGATGGTCATCCTCCAACTGGTTTCGGAGGGGAAGCTGAAGCTCGACGACACGCTGGTGTCGGCCCTGCCGGACTACCGCAAGGACACGGGCTCGCGCATCACCCTCACGCACCTGCTCAACCACACGTCCGGCATCCCCAACTACACGAACGCGGCGGACTTCTTCTCCAAGGTGTCTCGCAATCCCTACGCCGTCGCGGACTTCGTGAAGCAGTTCGCCAGCGGTGACCTGGAGTTCGAACCCGGCTCGAGGTTCGCCTACAGCAACTCCGGCTACTTCCTGCTGGGCGCCATCATCGAGCGCGTCACCGGCAAGACGTACGCGCAGGCGGTGCAGGAGCGCATCTTCACGCCGCTGGGCATGAAGGACTCCGGCTACGACGTCTACGCCACGGTGCTGCCCAAGCGGGCCAGTGGCCACGAACTCACGCCGGACGGCTACGTCCACGCCGGCTACCTGGACATGTCCCTGCCCTATGCCGCCGGGTCGCTGTACTCGACGGTGGAGGACCTCTACCGCTGGGACCGCGCGCTCTACGAGAACAAGCTCCTGCCGGAGGCCCTCAAGCAGAAGATGTTCACGCCCGGCCTGGAGAACTACGGCTTCGGCCTGACCATGGACCCGCTGCCGCTGAATGATGGCAAGACCGTGCTCGCCACCATCGGCCACAGCGGCGGCATCAACGGGTTCAGCTCGCGCATCTACCGCGTGCCGGTAGGCAAGGAGGTGGTCATCCTCCTGGACAACACGTCGCGCGGCGACAAGCTCAAGGAGCTGTCCGCGGGCCTCTTCAGCGTGCTCCACGGCATCCCGCCCAAGGCGCCCCGGTTGGGCATCCGGGAGATGTTGAGCCAGATGCTCAACAAGGAGCCCGTCGCGAAGACCGTCGCGCGCTACCGCGAGCTGAAGGCCACGAAGCCGGACGCGTATGACTTCTCCGATGATCAGCTCAACAGCCTGGGCTACCAGCTGCTCCGGACGGGCCGCGCGGTGGACTCCATTGAAATCTTCAAGCTCAACGTGGAGATGTTCCCCCAGTTGGGGAACGGCTACGACAGCCTGGGGGAGGCGTACCTCACCGTCGGCGACAAGGAGCAGGCGCGGGTGAACTACCGCAAGGCGGTGGAGCTGGACCCGAAGAACACCAACGCGGCGGGCGCGCTCCAGAAGCTGGGCGAACAGTCCGGGCCGCCCGCGACAAAGGCAGTCCCCTAG
- a CDS encoding RNA polymerase sigma factor encodes MELRHGPWAGASPDAGLETLRRDLGRALASVCPASLADRREDLLQVAMMKVVELRGRTQGQAELTPAYLYRVAYTTLIDELRRMGARKEVALEEVEQGPAQPVAPGDPERAAGAAQIARAVRDCLQGLVQDRRLAVTLHLQGHTVPEAAELLGWEAKRTENLIYRGLSALRACLSMKGIQP; translated from the coding sequence TTGGAGTTGCGACACGGCCCATGGGCGGGTGCATCCCCGGATGCCGGGTTGGAGACGCTGCGGCGTGACCTGGGCCGGGCGCTCGCGAGCGTCTGTCCCGCGTCGCTCGCGGACCGGCGGGAGGACCTGTTGCAGGTCGCGATGATGAAGGTGGTGGAGCTGCGCGGGCGCACCCAGGGCCAGGCGGAGCTGACCCCCGCGTACCTGTACCGGGTGGCGTACACGACGCTCATCGACGAGCTTCGCCGGATGGGGGCGCGCAAGGAGGTGGCGTTGGAGGAGGTGGAGCAGGGGCCCGCCCAACCCGTGGCGCCGGGAGACCCGGAGCGCGCGGCGGGGGCCGCGCAGATTGCGCGAGCCGTGCGTGATTGTCTTCAGGGGCTGGTGCAGGACCGCCGCCTCGCCGTGACGCTGCACCTGCAAGGACACACCGTCCCGGAGGCCGCGGAGCTGCTGGGGTGGGAGGCGAAGCGGACGGAGAACCTCATCTACCGGGGGCTGAGCGCGCTGCGAGCCTGTCTCTCCATGAAGGGAATCCAGCCGTGA
- a CDS encoding LysR family transcriptional regulator has product MDRFDAMKAFTRIVERRSFTQAAKDLGLPRSSVTDAVKQLEERLGVRLLQRTTRHVSPTLDGEAYYQRCVSLLADLEEADAAFVGGQPKGLVRVDVQGTLARRVVLPRLPEFLERYPGIELYMSEGDRLVDLVREGVDCVLRAGEPKDSDMVARRVALLEEVTCASPAYLARHGVPEGVEALQHGHRMVGFRSSLTGSLIPLEFTVGGEVRHVVLPTTMSVNGAETFVAAARLGLGLIQAPRYRLEEDFGRGTLVPVLPQYPPTPTPVSLMYPRNRQLSPRVRVFIDWLTQGFTAP; this is encoded by the coding sequence ATGGACCGGTTCGACGCCATGAAGGCCTTCACGCGCATCGTGGAGCGCCGGAGCTTCACCCAGGCCGCGAAGGACCTGGGGCTGCCGCGCTCGTCGGTGACGGACGCGGTGAAGCAGTTGGAGGAGCGGCTGGGGGTGCGCCTGCTCCAGCGCACCACGCGGCACGTGAGCCCCACGCTGGACGGCGAGGCGTACTACCAGCGCTGCGTGTCGCTGCTGGCGGACCTGGAGGAGGCGGACGCGGCCTTCGTGGGGGGACAGCCGAAGGGGCTCGTGCGCGTGGACGTGCAGGGGACGCTGGCGCGCAGGGTGGTGCTGCCCCGGCTGCCGGAGTTCCTGGAGCGCTACCCGGGCATCGAGCTCTACATGAGCGAAGGCGACCGGCTGGTGGACCTGGTGCGCGAGGGCGTGGACTGCGTGCTGCGCGCGGGTGAGCCGAAGGACAGCGACATGGTGGCCCGCAGGGTGGCGCTGCTGGAGGAGGTGACGTGCGCGTCCCCGGCCTACCTGGCGCGGCACGGCGTGCCGGAGGGTGTCGAGGCGCTCCAGCACGGGCACCGCATGGTGGGCTTCCGCTCGTCGCTGACGGGGAGCCTGATTCCGCTGGAGTTCACGGTGGGCGGCGAGGTGCGCCACGTCGTGCTGCCCACCACGATGTCCGTGAACGGCGCGGAGACCTTCGTCGCCGCCGCGCGGTTGGGATTGGGCCTCATCCAGGCGCCGCGCTACCGCCTGGAAGAGGACTTCGGGCGAGGCACGCTGGTGCCCGTACTGCCCCAATACCCACCGACGCCCACGCCCGTGTCCCTGATGTACCCGCGCAACCGGCAGCTGTCCCCGCGCGTGCGCGTCTTCATCGACTGGCTCACGCAGGGCTTCACCGCGCCCTGA
- a CDS encoding SDR family oxidoreductase, which produces MTTQTQKKTALVTGGSRGIGAAVAERLARDGFNVIVNYAGNRDAAEAVVRGIEAAGGRALSLQADVADPTAFPRMFDAAKEAFGGVDVLVNNAGIGKFVRFADFDDALFDQHVAVNIKGTFNGLREAARRLRDGGRVINFSTSVIGLRMENYGVYSATKAAVEAMTAVLSKELRGRNITVNCVAPGPTATELFLDGKSPELVDRMAKLNPLERLGTPEDIAASVAFLAGPEGGWINGQVLRANGGMV; this is translated from the coding sequence ATGACGACCCAGACCCAGAAGAAGACGGCCCTCGTGACGGGCGGCTCGCGCGGCATCGGCGCCGCGGTGGCGGAGCGGCTCGCTCGCGACGGCTTCAACGTCATCGTCAACTACGCGGGCAACCGCGACGCGGCGGAGGCCGTGGTGCGCGGGATTGAAGCGGCGGGAGGCCGGGCCCTGAGCCTCCAGGCGGATGTCGCCGACCCCACCGCCTTCCCCCGGATGTTCGACGCGGCGAAAGAAGCGTTCGGCGGCGTGGACGTGCTGGTGAACAACGCCGGCATCGGGAAGTTCGTGCGCTTCGCGGACTTCGATGACGCGCTGTTTGATCAGCACGTGGCCGTCAACATCAAGGGCACGTTCAACGGCCTGCGTGAAGCCGCGCGCCGCCTGCGCGACGGTGGGCGCGTCATCAACTTCTCCACCAGCGTCATTGGCTTGCGGATGGAGAACTACGGCGTCTACTCGGCCACCAAGGCCGCCGTGGAGGCGATGACCGCCGTCCTCTCCAAGGAGCTGCGCGGCCGGAACATCACCGTCAACTGCGTGGCGCCCGGACCCACCGCCACCGAGCTGTTTCTGGACGGCAAGTCCCCGGAGCTGGTGGACCGCATGGCGAAGCTGAACCCCCTGGAGCGGCTGGGCACGCCGGAGGACATCGCCGCGTCCGTGGCCTTCCTCGCGGGTCCGGAGGGCGGGTGGATCAACGGGCAGGTCCTCCGCGCCAACGGCGGCATGGTCTGA
- a CDS encoding glutathione S-transferase family protein — protein MKLYFNPRSRAVIGKWMLDEAGVEYEIVPIDLEKKEQKSPEFLKVNPAGKLPALVDGDARVFENAALCLYVADKYPQAKLAPGVDAPERGRYLSLMVYSTSQLEPSMGDHMAQAPTTPQRGWTEYPQTLDAVERELGDGPYLFGDWFTAADVMIGSMFIYQRMFGGSTGRPKLEAYVDRLLARPKCMKLR, from the coding sequence ATGAAGCTCTATTTCAATCCGCGCAGCCGGGCGGTCATTGGCAAGTGGATGCTCGACGAGGCGGGGGTCGAGTACGAAATCGTGCCCATCGACCTGGAGAAGAAGGAGCAGAAGTCGCCGGAGTTCCTCAAGGTGAACCCCGCCGGCAAGCTGCCCGCGCTGGTGGACGGAGATGCGCGCGTGTTCGAGAACGCCGCCCTCTGTCTCTACGTCGCGGACAAGTACCCGCAGGCGAAGCTGGCGCCCGGGGTGGATGCGCCGGAGCGCGGCCGGTACCTGTCGCTGATGGTGTACTCCACGTCGCAGCTGGAGCCGTCCATGGGCGACCACATGGCCCAGGCCCCCACGACGCCGCAGCGCGGGTGGACGGAGTACCCGCAGACGCTGGACGCCGTGGAGCGCGAACTGGGGGACGGGCCCTACCTCTTCGGCGACTGGTTCACCGCCGCGGACGTGATGATCGGTTCCATGTTCATCTACCAGCGCATGTTCGGAGGTTCGACGGGCCGTCCGAAGCTGGAGGCCTACGTGGACCGGCTGCTCGCGCGTCCCAAGTGCATGAAGCTGCGCTGA
- a CDS encoding M23 family metallopeptidase — protein MSPSPRLRSVARLTAVAFTTLGVSASAQTYAFPGSSADLPEGSHWWISSDHDGTHNRDLSAVRFDDDEKRFTRVKIPFADYAANPKNSDWVIYGLPVSAIADGEVLTCWRNAPEGLKPAVYGGDDVPHPGRTSNPLRIPRSGNHVNIRTDDGKIILYAHLQPGSVPEELCPFNATYVADAEDRVGDLPREAIVPAAQRVRVKRGQFVGRVGSSGASSNPHLHVHLQPMTGATTVGTSLPLPYSQAWQKNGAVNYDSSLDFVPLQNEALDLFPQAIHPDPLLRRGDITGDPVLEVATAASGGMVVTATRDVTGRLALGSWQLAGDGTFTKLHDASAGAASSIAMAHPHSSITRDVVTALRDGDGKLKLIAWRVATNGSFERKGEAGGDANATEINVAALPEGLGVVSAIRDSTGHLKVSTWETSATLDTVTRRGNGFGEEATKVAMTPILNGRVAGDAGRFTGVVTAVRTPEGNLSLTAWEITPQNLVFQRGSYLAGAVTDVALSTVTIGNSVRDMVVASTRLTNGVLRNISFDVTASGQLVRRDHEDGEAILDLSAARVKGAHVVTPVRDTTGNLRVYTWDVDADGKVHRTGKERAGAIVSGLATTATSVGARFVITAVRLTTGTGGGGDLRLIAWDANLQ, from the coding sequence ATGTCACCGTCCCCACGCCTTCGTTCCGTGGCCCGGCTCACCGCAGTGGCCTTCACCACCCTGGGCGTCAGCGCGTCCGCGCAGACGTATGCCTTCCCCGGCAGCAGCGCGGACCTGCCCGAGGGCAGCCACTGGTGGATCTCCAGCGACCACGACGGCACGCACAACCGCGACCTGAGCGCCGTGCGCTTCGACGACGACGAGAAGCGCTTCACCCGCGTGAAGATTCCCTTCGCGGACTACGCGGCCAACCCGAAGAACTCCGACTGGGTCATCTACGGGCTGCCCGTCTCCGCCATCGCGGATGGCGAGGTGCTCACCTGTTGGCGCAACGCCCCGGAGGGCCTCAAGCCGGCGGTGTACGGCGGTGACGACGTGCCCCACCCGGGCCGCACCTCCAACCCGCTGCGCATCCCGCGCTCGGGCAACCACGTGAACATCCGCACGGACGACGGGAAGATCATCCTCTACGCGCACCTGCAGCCCGGGAGCGTCCCGGAGGAGCTCTGTCCCTTCAACGCCACCTACGTGGCGGACGCGGAGGACCGCGTGGGGGACCTGCCCCGGGAAGCCATCGTCCCCGCGGCGCAGCGGGTGCGCGTGAAGCGCGGACAGTTCGTGGGCCGCGTGGGCAGCTCCGGCGCTTCGTCGAATCCCCACCTGCACGTGCACCTGCAACCCATGACGGGCGCGACGACGGTGGGCACGTCCCTGCCGCTGCCCTATTCGCAGGCGTGGCAGAAGAACGGCGCGGTGAACTACGACTCGTCGCTCGACTTCGTCCCGCTCCAGAACGAGGCGCTCGACCTGTTCCCCCAGGCCATCCACCCGGATCCGCTGCTGCGCCGGGGCGACATCACCGGGGACCCGGTGCTGGAGGTGGCGACGGCGGCCTCGGGCGGCATGGTGGTGACGGCCACCCGGGACGTGACGGGTCGGCTGGCGCTGGGCTCGTGGCAGCTGGCGGGGGACGGCACCTTCACGAAGCTGCATGACGCCTCCGCGGGCGCGGCCAGCTCCATCGCCATGGCCCACCCTCACAGCAGCATCACCCGCGACGTGGTGACGGCGCTGCGTGACGGGGATGGGAAGCTCAAGCTCATCGCCTGGCGGGTCGCGACGAACGGCTCGTTCGAGCGCAAGGGCGAGGCGGGCGGCGACGCGAACGCGACGGAGATCAACGTCGCGGCCCTCCCGGAGGGGCTGGGCGTGGTGAGCGCCATCCGCGACTCCACGGGCCATCTCAAGGTCAGCACCTGGGAGACGTCCGCGACGCTGGACACGGTGACCCGCCGGGGCAACGGCTTCGGTGAGGAGGCGACGAAGGTGGCCATGACGCCCATCCTCAACGGCCGCGTCGCCGGGGATGCGGGCCGCTTCACCGGCGTCGTCACGGCGGTGCGCACGCCCGAGGGCAACCTGAGCCTGACGGCGTGGGAAATCACCCCGCAGAACCTCGTCTTCCAGCGGGGCTCCTATCTGGCGGGCGCGGTGACGGACGTGGCCCTCAGCACCGTCACCATTGGCAACAGCGTGCGCGACATGGTGGTGGCCAGCACGCGCCTGACCAACGGCGTGCTGCGCAACATCTCCTTCGACGTCACGGCGTCCGGACAGCTGGTGCGGCGTGACCACGAGGACGGCGAGGCCATCCTGGATTTGAGCGCGGCGCGCGTGAAGGGAGCGCACGTGGTCACGCCGGTGCGGGACACCACGGGCAACCTGCGCGTCTACACCTGGGACGTGGACGCGGACGGCAAGGTGCACCGCACCGGCAAGGAGCGCGCGGGCGCCATCGTGTCGGGCCTGGCCACCACCGCCACCTCCGTGGGCGCTCGCTTCGTCATCACCGCCGTGCGCCTGACGACGGGCACGGGGGGCGGCGGAGACCTGCGTCTGATTGCCTGGGACGCGAATCTCCAGTAG